In Mycolicibacterium gadium, the genomic window GATTCGAACTCCAGCTTGCCGCGCAGCACATCGATCACCGTCGAGAGGTCGACGACGCGCGCCACCGGATCCTGCTCGCCGAGGATGGCCGCACGGTGCCGCGCCGAGGCGGCGACCGTTTCCGCAGCCGCGATCGCGAAGCGCGCCGACACACCGGACCGCTGGTCAATGGACCGCGACTCCCGCAGGTAGCGCGCGAACCGGGCGAGCACGTGCACCAGGTACTCGGGCACCTCGGAGGCGAGGTTGGCCTCCTGCTTGATGACGCCGACCTCGGCCTCGAGTTCGTACGGGTAGTGGGTGCGGATCTCGGCGCCGAAGCGATCCTTCAGCGGCGTGATGATGCGGCCGCGGTTGGTGTAGTCCTCGGGGTTGGCGCTGGCGACGACGAGGACGTCGAGCGGCAGCCGCAGCGTGTAACCGCGCACCTGGATGTCGCGTTCCTCCATCACGTTGAGCATCGACACCTGGATGCGCTCCGCGAGGTCGGGCAACTCGTTGATCGCGACGATGCCTCGGTGCGCCCGCGGGATGAGGCCGTAGGCGATGGTCTCGGGGTCGCCGAGGCTGCGGCCCTCGGCCACCTTGATCGGATCGATGTCGCCGACCAGGTCGGCCACGCTGGTATCCGGAGTCGCCAGCTTCTCGGTGTAGCGCTCGCTGCGATGTCGCCACTCGACGGGCAGGTCGTCGCCCGAGTCGGCGGCCCGACGGATGGACTCGGGGGTGATCGGCGAGTACGGATGCTCGTTCAGTTCCGAACCGGCGATGACGGGGGTCCACTCGTCGAGCAGGCCGGTCAGTGCGCGTAGCAGACGCGTCTTACCCTGCCCGCGTTCGCCGAGCAGCACCACGTCGTGCTCGGCGATCAGGGCCCGTTCCAGCTGCGGGATCACGGTGTCCTCGAAGCCCAGGATGCCCGGCCACGCGTCGAGACCCTCGGCCAGCGCGGCCAGCAAGTTCTCGCGGATTTCGGCCTTGACGCCCCGCTCGACGTGACCGGAGGCCCTCAGCTCGGCAACGGTCCGGGGCAAATCGTTAGGTGATGTCACAACTCCACGCTACGACTTGTGTCCCGAACGTGCGTGTCCCCGGTGGACACGCCGTTAATCCGTCACATTCTGCGCACGCTCAGCAGCCTTGCTCTGCATAAAACGGTCGCCGGCGGGCATCCTTCGGGGAGTAGTCGATCAAGGAGCGTCCATCATGCCGAACCCGTCCATCAAGAACGAGAAGCTGTACGAAGACCTGCGCGAACAGGGCAACTCGAAGCAGAAGTCCGCCAGGATCGCCAACGCAGCCGCGGCGCGCGGCAAGTCGGCCGTCGGGCGCAAGGGTGGGAAATCCGGGTCATACGACGACTGGACGGTCGCGGACCTGAAGAAGCGCGCCAAGGAGATCGGTATCTCCGGCTACTCATCGCTGACCAAGTCGAAGCTGATCGACAAGATCCGCAACTCCTAGCGCGAACGTGGGTTACCCGCACGCTATCCGGACCGAGAGCGTGCGGGTGACCCACGTTCGGCGGGCCCTCAGTGCGCGAAGTGGCGCGCCCCGGTGAGGTACAGCGTGATGCCCGCCTGCGCGGCCGCCGCAGTGACCTCCTCGTCGCGCACGGAACCACCCGGGTGCACGATCGCCTTCACGCCGGCCTCGGTGAGCACCTCGAGCCCGTCGGGGAACGGGAAGAACGCGTCGGAGGCCGCGACGGCACCCTGCACTCGATCGCCCGCCCGCTGCACGGCCAGCTTGGCCGCGTCGACCCGATTGACCTGACCCATGCCGACCCCGACGGTGGCCCCGTCGGCGGCGACCACGATCGCGTTCGACTTCACCGCGCGGCAGGCCAACCACGCGAACTTCAGATCGGCCAGCGTCGCCGGGTCGGCGGGTGAGCCGGTGGCCAGTTCCCAGTTGGCGGAATCGTCGCCGGGGGCGGTGAACTCGTCGCGCTGCTGGATCAGCAGGCCGCCGCTGATCTGACGGAACTCAGTCCCGCCCTGCTGCGGTTCGGACGCCAGCAGCACACGGATGTTCTTCTTGCGCGCAAGCACGTCCACGGCACCCGACTCGTAGGCGGGCGCGATGATCACCTCGGTGAAGATGTCGGCGACCGTCTCCGCCATCTCGACCGTCACTTCGGTGTTGGCCGCGATCACCCCACCGAACGCCGACAGCGGATCGCATTCGTGGGCCTTGCGATGCGCATCGGCCACCGACACCGACGAGATCGCGATCCCGCAGGGGTTGGCGTGCTTGATGATCGCCACGCAGATCTCTTCGTGGTCGAACGCCGCGCGCCAGGCGGCATCGGCGTCGGTGTAGTTGTTGTATGACATCTCTTTGCCATGCAACTGTTGCGCCTGCGCCAGGCCCGGCCATCCCGAGTCATAGCGATACAGCGCGGCCTGCTGGTGCGGGTTCTCGCCGTAGCGCAACACCGCCTCGCGTCGCCACGTCGCGCCCGTCCACAGCGGCAGCGACGGCGGCGCCGCATCGCCTTCGGACGCGAGCACCGACGACATCCACGCCGCAACTGCGACGTCGTATTCGGCGGTGTGCCGGAATGCCAAGGAGGCCAGCTTCTTTCGCTCCTCCAGCGTGAAGCCACCGGAGTGTACCGCCGCGAGCACACCGTCATAGCCCAGCGGATCGACCACCACCGCGACGCTCGGATGGTTCTTGGCGGCGGCGCGCACCATCGACGGGCCACCAATGTCGATCTGCTCGACGCATTCGTCTTCGCCCGCGCCGGAGTCGACGGTCTGGGTGAACGGGTAGAGGTTGACGACCACCAGCTCGAAGGGCGCGACGCCGAGTTCGGCGAGTGCCGAAACATGTTCGGGCTTGCGCTGATCGGCGAGCAGTCCTGCGTGCACATGCGGGTGCAGGGTTTTGACCCTGCCGTCGAGCACCTCGGGGAACCCCGTGACCTGCTCGACGGAAGTGACCGGAATACCGGCGTCAGCAATGGTTTTCGCGGTCGACCCGGTTGACACGAGTTCGACACCCGCCTCGTGCAGACCACGCGCGAGGTCGGTGAGACCGGTCTTGTCGTACACGCTTATCAACGCGCGCCGGATAGCCCTGCGGTCAGTCATCCCAATGTCGCCTTTCGTCCGGTCCAGGTCACGCCGCGGGTAGCCACCGCGGCCAGCACGTCCACCAGCAGCCGCCGTTCGACGACTTTGATCCGCTCGTGCAGGGAAGCCTCGTCATCGTCGTCGAGCACCGGTACGGCTTCTTGGGCAAGCAACGGGCCGGTGTCGGTGCCGGCATCGACGAGGTGCACACTGCACCCCGTCACCTTGACTCCGTATTCCAGCGCGTCGGGTACCGCGTGCGCCCCGGGAAACGAAGGCAGCAGCGCCGGGTGGGTGTTGATGATCCGGCCCATGAAGCGGGAAAGAAAATGGGGCCCAAGGATTTTCATGAACCCGGCCGCCACTATCAAATCTGGTTCCTGCGCTGCGGTCGCGTTGGTGATCGCAGCATCCCAGGCCTCGCGGTCAGGGTGATCGCGCAGCCGCACCGTATAGCTGGGTACCGATGCCGACGCGGCGATGTCGACGGCCGGGCAGTCGCGATCCACGCCGACGGCGATGATGTCGGCTGGGTAGTCGCCGCCGGTGGCGTCGAGGAGGGATCGCAGCAGCGAACCGGTACCCGATGCGAGCACCACAACACGTGCGGGCACCTTCGGGGGCACTCGAAGCGGTTGCTGCACGCCTGGCAGCCTAATCGTCGCGATCGGGCGCCCGGTCCGTGGTCGCGCCCGGCGTGGGTTGATCGTCGGGGACGTCGTCTACGACGAAGTGGTCCTCGGGATCTCCGAAGGCGTCTCGGTGTTCGCTGCGAGGCCGCCCAGCGGCGGGCTGGGGCTCGTCGAAAGGTTCGTCGACGGCCTGCGCTTCGAGGTCGTCGATGGCGGTTTCCGGCTCGGGCTCGAACGCGGGCTCGAAGTCGGCCTCAGACTCGTCATCGAACGCAGGCTCGAAGTCCGACTCGGCCTCGAGTTCGGCTTCGGCTTCGAGCTCAGCGTCGGCCGCCATCCCGGTCTCGGATTCGAGCTCGGATTCGGGCTCGGGTTCGGTTTCGGGCTTGGGCACCCTGACCCGCCGCGCGATACCACCCGTCATGGCCACGGTCAGCGCCCCGATGCCGGCGAACCACAGGAACAGGGCGGGTCCGAACGTGGCCTGGTCGACGCCGACATCGCCGAAATTGCCCAGCCGCCCGCCGCCGGCGTAGCCGAGTACGGCCATGATCAGCGCCGCGAGCGCGGCCGCGACGACGAGCTTGCCGATCGCGGGCAGCAGGGGCAGTGGTCG contains:
- a CDS encoding ATP-binding protein, which translates into the protein MTSPNDLPRTVAELRASGHVERGVKAEIRENLLAALAEGLDAWPGILGFEDTVIPQLERALIAEHDVVLLGERGQGKTRLLRALTGLLDEWTPVIAGSELNEHPYSPITPESIRRAADSGDDLPVEWRHRSERYTEKLATPDTSVADLVGDIDPIKVAEGRSLGDPETIAYGLIPRAHRGIVAINELPDLAERIQVSMLNVMEERDIQVRGYTLRLPLDVLVVASANPEDYTNRGRIITPLKDRFGAEIRTHYPYELEAEVGVIKQEANLASEVPEYLVHVLARFARYLRESRSIDQRSGVSARFAIAAAETVAASARHRAAILGEQDPVARVVDLSTVIDVLRGKLEFESGEEGREQAVLEHLLRRATADTAQRLLGGIDVGPLVMAIENGSAVTTGERVSSRDVLAAVPEVPAIAEIQQRLEATTDGQRAAAVEMALEALYLAKRIDKVSSEGETVYG
- a CDS encoding DUF7218 family protein; amino-acid sequence: MPNPSIKNEKLYEDLREQGNSKQKSARIANAAAARGKSAVGRKGGKSGSYDDWTVADLKKRAKEIGISGYSSLTKSKLIDKIRNS
- the purH gene encoding bifunctional phosphoribosylaminoimidazolecarboxamide formyltransferase/IMP cyclohydrolase: MTDRRAIRRALISVYDKTGLTDLARGLHEAGVELVSTGSTAKTIADAGIPVTSVEQVTGFPEVLDGRVKTLHPHVHAGLLADQRKPEHVSALAELGVAPFELVVVNLYPFTQTVDSGAGEDECVEQIDIGGPSMVRAAAKNHPSVAVVVDPLGYDGVLAAVHSGGFTLEERKKLASLAFRHTAEYDVAVAAWMSSVLASEGDAAPPSLPLWTGATWRREAVLRYGENPHQQAALYRYDSGWPGLAQAQQLHGKEMSYNNYTDADAAWRAAFDHEEICVAIIKHANPCGIAISSVSVADAHRKAHECDPLSAFGGVIAANTEVTVEMAETVADIFTEVIIAPAYESGAVDVLARKKNIRVLLASEPQQGGTEFRQISGGLLIQQRDEFTAPGDDSANWELATGSPADPATLADLKFAWLACRAVKSNAIVVAADGATVGVGMGQVNRVDAAKLAVQRAGDRVQGAVAASDAFFPFPDGLEVLTEAGVKAIVHPGGSVRDEEVTAAAAQAGITLYLTGARHFAH
- the purN gene encoding phosphoribosylglycinamide formyltransferase, whose product is MQQPLRVPPKVPARVVVLASGTGSLLRSLLDATGGDYPADIIAVGVDRDCPAVDIAASASVPSYTVRLRDHPDREAWDAAITNATAAQEPDLIVAAGFMKILGPHFLSRFMGRIINTHPALLPSFPGAHAVPDALEYGVKVTGCSVHLVDAGTDTGPLLAQEAVPVLDDDDEASLHERIKVVERRLLVDVLAAVATRGVTWTGRKATLG